A single genomic interval of Juglans regia cultivar Chandler chromosome 1, Walnut 2.0, whole genome shotgun sequence harbors:
- the LOC109008783 gene encoding replication protein A 70 kDa DNA-binding subunit A: MPVNLTPNAIASIESGDVNAKPLVQVLDIKLIGSTQERYRLLLSDSVSTQHAMLATQLNDRVKSGRVTKGSVVQLIDYICSPVQNRKIIVVLNMETIIPDCEIIGNPKSLTESGSAAEKPLPNKNLEHPTRVGGNHFGAQNPGKNVQSFPPTVQPPYQPPPNYRNHGPILKNDAPARIIPIAALNPYQGRWAIKARVTAKGDIRRYNNARGDGKVFSFDLLDSDGGEIRATCFNAVVDRFYDAIEAGKVYLISKGSLKPAQKNYNHLKNEWEIFLETSSTVELCPEEDDSIPKQQFSFRPISEIESADNNSILDIIGVVISVNPSVPILRKNGMETQRRILNLKDGSGRSVELTLWGEFCNREGQKLEEMINSGGFPVLVVKSGKVNDFTGKSIGTISATQLFINPDLPEASGLRNWFDREGKNAASVSISREIMAGGSKNEIRKTVSQIKDEGLGRSDKPDWITVKATISFIKTDTFCYMACPLMIGDRQCNKKVTKSGNTRWLCDRCNQEFEECDYRYLLQAQIQDHSGLTWVTAFQETGEEILGCSAKELYLLKYEEQDDEKFGGIIRSRLFSQYLFRLKIKEELYGDEQRVKITVVKADSVSYSSESRYTLDLISKFTK, translated from the exons ATGCCGGTGAATCTGACGCCCAACGCTATCGCCTCCATAGAATCTGGTGATGTCAACGCCAAGCCATTGGTGCAGGTCCTGGATATCAAGCTCATTGGGAGCACGCAGGAGCGGTACCGTTTGCTGCTCTCCGACTCCGTTTCGACTCAGCACGCCATGCTGGCCACCCAGCTCAACGACCGAGTCAAGTCCGGCCGTGTCACGAAGGGCTCCGTCGTCCAGTTGATCGATTACATTTGCAGCCCCGTCCAGAACCGGAA AATAATTGTTGTGCTGAACATGGAAACTATTATACCAGACTGTGAGATAATTGGGAATCCAAAATCACTGACTGAATCTGGTTCAGCAGCTGAAAAACCATTGCCAAATAAGAATTTAGAGCACCCCACAAGGGTTGGTGGTAACCATTTCGGTGCCCAGAATCCTGGTAAAAATGTGCAAAGTTTCCCACCAACAGTTCAACCTCCATACCAGCCACCTCCAAATTACAGAAATCATGGTCCAATTCTGAAGAATGATGCACCAGCACGTATAATTCCTATTGCTGCTTTGAATCCTTACCAGGGTCGCTGGGCTATCAAGGCAAGAGTTACTGCAAAAGGGGACATCCGTCGTTATAACAATGCCCGGGGAGATGGGAAGGTGTTCTCTTTTGACCTCCTTGACTCTGATGGTGGAGAAATTCGTGCGACTTGCTTTAATGCCGTAGTTGACCGCTTCTATGATGCAATTGAGGCCGGTAAAGTCTATTTGATCTCAAAGGGTAGCTTAAAACCTGCACAGAAGAACTACAACCATTTGAAGAATGAGTGGGAGATATTTCTGGAGACAAGTTCGACTGTGGAGCTTTGCCCAGAGGAAGATGATTCTATACCAAAGCAGCAATTTTCCTTCAGGCCTATCAGTGAAATTGAGAGTGCTGACAACAATTCCATACTTGACATTATTGGTGTTGTGATATCTGTGAATCCGTCAGTGCCCATTCTGAGAAAGAATGGAATGGAGACTCAGAGaagaattttgaatttgaaggatGGATCTGGCAGGAGTGTTGAGCTTACCCTTTGGGGAGAATTTTGCAACAGGGAAGGTCAAAAGCTGGAAGAGATGATCAATTCTGGGGGTTTTCCAGTTTTAGTTGTCAAATCTGGGAAGGTTAATGACTTCACTGGGAAATCGATAGGGACAATTTCTGCCACACAGCTCTTCATAAACCCAGATTTGCCTGAGGCTTCTGGCCTGAGAAATTGGTTTGATCGAGAGGGGAAAAATGCTGCTTCTGTGTCTATTTCTAGAGAAATTATGGCAGGAGGATCTAAGAATGAGATACGTAAAACAGTGTCACAGATCAAGGACGAGGGTCTTGGAAGATCAGATAAGCCTGATTGGATCACGGTGAAGGCAACCATATCTTTCATTAAAACGGATACTTTCTGTTACATGGCCTGCCCGTTGATGATTGGAGATAGACAGTGTAATAAGAAAGTTACAAAGTCAGGAAACACAAGATGGCTATGTGACAGGTGCAATCAGGAGTTTGAGGAGTGCGATTATAGATACCTTCTTCAAGCGCAAATTCAAGACCATTCGGGATTGACTTGGGTGACAGCTTTCCAGGAAACTGGGGAAGAGATCTTAGGTTGCTCGGCGAAGGAGTTGTACTTGTTGAAGTATGAAGAGCAAGATGACGAAAAGTTTGGAGGAATTATCCGAAGCAGACTCTTCAGCCAGTATCTTTTCCGGCTTAAAATCAAAGAGGAACTATATGGTGATGAACAAAGGGTGAAGATTACTGTAGTTAAGGCGGATAGTGTGAGCTATTCTTCAGAGAGCAGATACACACTTGATCTGATTTCAAAGTTTACTAAATAG
- the LOC109008787 gene encoding uncharacterized protein LOC109008787, with amino-acid sequence MASTSAVSMAMPLKNVSRQRVPTSEAFMKPLPVRHSKAAAAAASKSSGRVQVRASMKDKAITGLTAAALTASMMIPEVAEAASGVSPSLKNFLLSIAAGGVVLVVIIGAVVGVSNFDPVKRS; translated from the coding sequence ATGGCTTCTACTTCGGCAGTCTCAATGGCAATGCCATTGAAAAATGTGAGCCGACAGAGGGTTCCAACCTCAGAGGCCTTCATGAAGCCACTTCCAGTGAGGCACTCAaaggctgctgctgctgctgcatcaAAATCAAGTGGGAGGGTTCAAGTGAGGGCTTCCATGAAGGACAAGGCAATCACGGGGCTCACTGCAGCTGCACTGACGGCTTCCATGATGATACCGGAGGTGGCTGAGGCTGCGTCTGGGGTCTCTCCGTCACTCAAGAACTTCTTGCTCAGCATTGCGGCTGGCGGAGTTGTGCTTGTTGTAATTATTGGTGCTGTCGTTGGTGTTTCTAACTTTGACCCAGTGAAAAGGAGCTGA
- the LOC109008774 gene encoding mechanosensitive ion channel protein 10-like: protein MEGGKGVVEKKGTNEIVLQILGTEETYVTRKESRDSKGSAFSESSTYSFSRNSLLGSSPKRVSDTNVEPKELDDLKNRVQTSTFTSPSSPLPSPIRKPPKIPTDTLTQRKSLARSAFSKPKSRLVEPAYAGKANLDSKKADATFSNRNSPNVASPSHKVSVTTPKETLKSAPITPRTPLIGSPGPEEEDDEEVYKSANLKVGEKMGKKLKTMVLLEWTAFVCIMGFLIASLTIEKLQNGELWDLYLWKWGVLVLVIFCGRLVTQWFINVLVFLIEMNFLLKKKVLYFVYGLQRNAQIFIWLSLVLLAWGLLFDRGVERSEETSRVLNYITRSLAACVIGAAIWLGKTLLVKLLGISFQSARFFDRIQVSIFHQYILRTLSGPPLMEIAEKVGYSASSGRLSFKNLKKEKNEGKEGGKEEVIDVDKLKKMKQEKVSAWTMKGLISVIRGSGLTTISNTLDSVDDDEGEQKDEEITSEWEAKAAAYRIFNNVAKPGSKYIDEEDLLRFMKREEVDNMLPLIQGAVETGKIKRKNLKNWLVNVYLERKSLLHSLNDTKTAIDELNKLVSAIVLIVVLIVWLLLMGFLTTQILVFISSQLLVLAFVFGNTAKTVFEAIIFVFVMHPFDVGDRIVVDGVQMVVEEVNIMTTILLRYDNEKITYPNSVLATKPISNFYRSPEMSDSVEFAIDVSTSIESIGALKAKIKVYLESKPQHWRPGHSVLVKEIEDVNKMRMGLYVTHTINFQNYGDKSSRRSELVLELKRIFEELGIKYQLLPQEVLLRYVGTAPPAFQPVR from the exons ATGGAAGGAGGAAAAGGCGTGGTGGAGAAGAAAGGAACAAACGAGATTGTTTTGCAGATTCTGGGTACCGAAGAAACTTACGTTACGAGGAAAGAAAGTAGAGATTCCAAAGGCTCTGCATTTAGCGAAAGCAGCACCTACTCTTTTTCAAGGAATTCTCTGCTTGGGTCTTCGCCGAAACGGGTTAGTGATACAAATGTTGAGCCAAAAGAGCTCGACGACCTTAAGAACCGAGTTCAAACGTCCACATTTACAAGCCCGTCTTCTCCTTTACCGAGTCCGATTCGCAAGCCTCCGAAGATCCCAACGGACACCTTGACGCAAAGAAAATCGCTTGCGCGGTCGGCTTTCTCCAAGCCCAAGTCGAGATTGGTGGAGCCAGCGTATGCTGGCAAGGCCAATTTAGACTCGAAGAAGGCGGATGCAACTTTCTCCAATCGGAACTCGCCGAATGTGGCTTCCCCAAGTCACAAAGTCAGTGTTACTACTCCAAAGGAAACCTTGAAATCGGCACCGATCACTCCCAGAACGCCGTTGATCGGGTCGCCGGGACCagaggaggaagatgatgagGAAGTTTACAAGTCGGCCAATCTTAAAGTGGGCGAGAAAATGGGTAAGAAGCTTAAAACGATGGTTTTGCTCGAGTGGACTGCATTTGTGTGCATCATGGGGTTTTTGATTGCGAGCTTAACTATTGAGAAATTGCAAAACGGTGAGCTTTGGGATCTGTATTTGTGGAAATGGGGTGTGCTGGTGTTGGTAATCTTCTGTGGTAGATTGGTCACTCAATGGTTCATtaatgttttggttttcttgatTGAAATGAActtcttgcttaaaaaaaaggttttgtattttgtgtaCGGGTTGCAGAGGAATGCTCAGATTTTCATTTGGTTGAGTTTAGTTCTATTAGCATGGGGATTGTTGTTCGACAGGGGAGTAGAGAGATCCGAGGAAACTTCTCGAGTTCTGAATTATATTACCAGGTCTCTTGCTGCTTGCGTTATTGGGGCAGCTATATGGCTTGGAAAGACTCTGTTAGTGAAGTTACTAGGTATTTCTTTCCAAAGCGCGAGATTCTTTGACCGGATTCAAGTATCGATATTTCATCAGTATATTCTTAGGACCCTTTCGGGACCTCCTTTGATGGAGATTGCAGAAAAAGTTGGGTACTCGGCAAGTTCGGGGCGTTTGAGTTTCAAGaacttgaagaaagaaaaaaatgagggaaaagaAGGGGGAAAAGAAGAGGTGATTGATGTAGACAAGctcaagaaaatgaaacaagaGAAAGTTTCAGCTTGGACCATGAAAGGGTTGATTAGTGTCATAAGGGGTTCTGGACTTACTACCATCTCAAACACACTCGATAGTGTGGATGATGATGAGGGTGAGCAGAAAGACGAGGAGATCACTAGTGAGTGGGAAGCAAAGGCCGCTGCTTATCGGATTTTCAATAATGTGGCTAAGCCTGGAAGCAA GTACATTGATGAGGAGGACCTCTTGCGCTTCATGAAAAGGGAGGAGGTGGATAATATGCTACCACTGATTCAAGGAGCAGTGGAAACAGgaaagatcaagagaaaaaatttaaagaactgGCTG GTGAATGTTTACCTAGAACGCAAATCACTGTTACATTCCTTGAATGATACGAAAACAGCCATAGACGAGCTGAACAAGCTTGTTTCAGCGATTGTGCTTATTGTGGTCCTTATTGTGTGGTTACTCTTGATGGGATTTTTAACAACCCAAATTCTCGtcttcatttcatctcaacttcttGTTTTGGCTTTTGTATTTGGTAACACTGCCAAGACTGTGTTTGAAGCCATCATATTTGTATTTGTGATGCACCCATTTGACGTAGGGGATCGTATTGTTGTTGATGGAGTGCAG ATGGTTGTTGAAGAAGTGAACATTATGACGACAATCCTCTTGAGATATGACAATGAGAAAATAACCTATCCAAATTCAGTTCTGGCTACCAAACCCATCAGCAACTTTTATAGGAGCCCTGAAATGAGTGATTCTGTCGAATTTGCTATTGATGTTTCTACTTCAATTGAGAGTATTGGAGCTctcaaagcaaaaataaaagt GTACTTAGAGAGCAAGCCTCAACACTGGCGTCCTGGCCACAGTGTGTTGGTTAAGGAGATCGAGGATGTAAACAAGATGAGAATGGGTTTGTATGTCACACACACCATAAACTTTCAGAACTATGGGGATAAGAGCAGCCGGAGATCTGAACTTGTCTTAGAGCTGAAGAGAATTTTTGAGGAGCTTGGTATTAAATATCAACTGCTGCCTCAAGAAGTTCTCCTCAGATATGTTGGGACAGCCCCCCCAGCATTTCAACCTGTGCGGTGA
- the LOC109008809 gene encoding RING-H2 finger protein ATL52-like has translation MGDFASPFRQPPPAPSKSNLPTLYYGLVVIATAALLLVLYNLLIVRWCTRSHQIQRAPRRRSPSVEISTSQSCGNPNRNLLSSFRYKKGVAADEQGVELNDCECAVCLSAFEEGEEVRKLPQCKHSFHAPCIDMWLYSHSDCPLCRSPVGWRCHRHVVYTQQANSQENVQDSGSSV, from the coding sequence atgggTGATTTTGCAAGCCCCTTCAGACAGCCACCTCCTGCTCCATCAAAATCCAACTTACCTACCTTATATTATGGCCTCGTGGTGATCGCGACCGCCGCTCTGTTGCTAGTCCTATACAACCTCCTAATTGTCAGATGGTGCACACGGAGCCACCAAATCCAGAGAGCACCAAGACGAAGAAGCCCGTCGGTGGAGATCTCAACCAGTCAGAGCTGTGGAAACCCCAACAGGAACTTGTTGTCCAGCTTCAGGTACAAGAAAGGAGTGGCAGCAGATGAACAAGGCGTTGAGCTGAATGATTGTGAATGTGCAGTTTGCTTATCAGCTTTCGAGGAAGGTGAAGAGGTGCGGAAACTGCCACAGTGCAAGCACTCCTTTCATGCTCCATGCATAGATATGTGGCTCTACTCTCATTCTGATTGCCCGCTTTGTAGGTCACCCGTTGGCTGGCGGTGTCATCGACATGTCGTGTATACACAGCAAGCAAATTCTCAAGAAAATGTGCAGGACTCAGGCAGCTCAGtttaa